The following proteins come from a genomic window of Magnetococcales bacterium:
- the rlmN gene encoding 23S rRNA (adenine(2503)-C(2))-methyltransferase RlmN, translating to MDDPIRLTGLSRTELSELVLGWGEKPYRVRQLWSWLYVRLASDWDAMTDLSRDFRARLAQVCGPLRPEPVAHQTATDGTEKWLLRLQDGQVIETVFIPEEGRGTLCISSQAGCSLNCPFCHTGAQGFARNLTAAEIVEQVLFCRQDLAARDRRLTNIVLMGMGEPLYNYDAVAKAVRILMDDSGVAIGTRKITLSTAGVVPRLHAVGHDLGVNLAISLHAVRDELRNELVPLNRKYDLAALRQALLDYPLKSTRRITWEYVMLAGVNDSPEDAREMARYLRDIPSKINLIPFNPWSGVPYVPSAPEVVTRFQEILHQAGYVTVIRESRGADIAAACGQLKGQLPGTRPRSHACPDQIQDQS from the coding sequence ATGGATGATCCCATCCGTTTGACTGGTCTATCCCGGACGGAACTGTCCGAACTCGTGTTGGGATGGGGCGAAAAACCCTATCGGGTTCGGCAGCTCTGGTCCTGGCTGTATGTGCGTCTGGCGTCCGACTGGGACGCCATGACCGATCTTTCCAGGGACTTTCGCGCCCGTCTGGCCCAAGTCTGCGGCCCCTTGCGACCGGAACCGGTGGCCCATCAAACCGCCACCGATGGCACAGAAAAATGGCTGCTCCGGCTTCAGGATGGTCAGGTCATCGAAACGGTCTTCATCCCGGAAGAGGGGCGGGGAACCTTGTGCATCTCCTCGCAGGCCGGGTGTTCCCTGAACTGTCCATTCTGTCATACCGGTGCCCAGGGCTTTGCCCGCAATCTGACCGCAGCGGAAATTGTCGAACAGGTTCTCTTTTGCCGACAGGATCTGGCTGCCCGGGACCGGAGGCTGACCAATATTGTCCTCATGGGCATGGGGGAGCCGCTGTATAATTATGACGCAGTTGCCAAGGCGGTCCGTATCCTCATGGACGACTCGGGCGTGGCCATCGGGACCCGCAAAATCACTCTTTCCACGGCTGGTGTGGTGCCGCGTCTGCACGCAGTCGGTCACGACCTGGGGGTCAATCTGGCCATTTCGCTTCATGCGGTGCGCGATGAGCTGCGCAATGAACTGGTACCCTTGAACCGCAAATATGACTTGGCCGCCTTACGGCAGGCACTTCTGGATTATCCCCTGAAAAGCACCCGCCGCATCACCTGGGAGTATGTCATGCTCGCCGGGGTCAATGACTCCCCGGAAGATGCCCGGGAAATGGCCCGTTATCTCCGGGATATTCCGTCCAAAATCAATCTGATTCCCTTCAATCCCTGGTCAGGTGTCCCCTACGTGCCATCAGCACCGGAAGTCGTGACCCGGTTTCAGGAAATTCTCCACCAGGCCGGATATGTCACCGTCATCCGGGAGAGTCGTGGAGCCGACATTGCGGCGGCCTGTGGCCAATTGAAAGGTCAACTCCCGGGAACACGACCACGGAGTCATGCCTGTCCCGACCAGATCCAGGATCAATCATGA
- a CDS encoding diguanylate cyclase: MRLRLTIGHKILLAIGLVSAVILTGISSFYLEHERKNILRQNQRARTEQVQGVVNGLKAIMIPGFASIAQSYAEQLRKVPGMVDFRIMRLDGRQAFLDNETIEDVNWRRGKDIFPLQEERGKRHQILSKNNPNLVRALAEKRQVFYEERGEENELLQTILIPIVNERECHLCHDPDQPLRGVVKMTTSLAQVDEAIADAQRRAGMILLTSLTLLLMVVFVLIRRSVIKPIQEVERAMSRVAAGDLSFQVPVVSHDELGDMAKNFNIMVDQLLRTYTGFQAERNKLSTIILSAREGIIVTDQHEHIVLVNPAAERFLGKTSEQIVQGGFLHFMDDPDYVQQLVVSGGAGMPETVVYNQLVLSIHAARICSPGGDVIGSAALIRDVTEEKKLEEKLRHLSYTDKLTGLFNRRRMEELMAVEFDRAQRYGLSLSYLLLDVDHFKRFNDQHGHDMGDRVLQMVGRCMLNFFRKSDFPCRYGGEEFCVILTNIPNTANDRGFCQVAERLRKTIEEMVIDGLQVTVSIGVSIMTNREFPDVPSMIKAADNALYRAKKLGRNRVVLANTLDTQSEEENKTG, from the coding sequence ATGAGGCTCAGATTGACAATCGGCCACAAAATCCTGCTCGCCATTGGTCTGGTATCTGCGGTCATTTTGACGGGAATATCCAGTTTCTACCTGGAACATGAGCGCAAAAACATCTTGAGACAAAATCAGCGTGCCCGCACCGAACAGGTCCAGGGTGTGGTCAACGGGCTGAAAGCCATCATGATTCCCGGTTTTGCCTCCATTGCCCAGTCCTATGCCGAACAGTTGCGCAAGGTGCCGGGCATGGTGGATTTTCGCATCATGCGCCTGGATGGCCGACAGGCCTTTCTGGATAATGAAACCATCGAGGATGTCAATTGGCGACGTGGCAAGGACATATTTCCCCTGCAAGAGGAAAGGGGAAAGCGGCATCAAATCCTGTCCAAAAACAATCCAAATCTGGTGCGTGCCTTGGCTGAAAAGCGGCAGGTTTTCTACGAGGAACGCGGCGAAGAGAACGAACTTTTGCAAACCATCCTGATTCCCATTGTCAATGAACGTGAATGCCATTTATGCCACGATCCGGACCAACCGCTTCGTGGTGTCGTCAAAATGACCACCTCTCTGGCCCAAGTGGATGAGGCCATCGCCGATGCCCAACGCCGGGCGGGAATGATTCTGCTCACGTCATTGACTCTCTTGTTGATGGTCGTGTTTGTCCTGATTCGCCGGTCGGTGATCAAACCGATTCAGGAAGTGGAGCGGGCCATGAGTCGGGTGGCAGCGGGAGATTTGTCGTTTCAGGTGCCTGTCGTGAGCCATGACGAGTTGGGCGACATGGCCAAAAATTTCAATATCATGGTGGATCAGTTGCTGCGCACGTATACCGGTTTTCAGGCCGAACGCAACAAGCTTTCCACCATCATCCTCAGCGCCCGGGAAGGGATCATCGTCACCGATCAACATGAACATATTGTCCTGGTCAATCCGGCAGCGGAACGATTTCTGGGCAAGACCTCCGAGCAGATCGTTCAGGGGGGATTTTTGCATTTCATGGATGATCCCGACTATGTGCAACAATTGGTCGTTAGCGGTGGAGCGGGTATGCCCGAAACCGTGGTTTATAATCAACTCGTGTTGAGCATTCATGCCGCCCGTATCTGTTCTCCCGGGGGAGATGTCATCGGTTCTGCGGCCCTGATTCGCGACGTGACAGAGGAAAAAAAGCTGGAAGAAAAACTGCGTCATTTGTCCTATACCGACAAATTGACCGGTCTGTTCAATCGTCGGCGCATGGAAGAGCTGATGGCCGTCGAGTTTGATCGTGCCCAGCGCTATGGCTTGTCATTAAGCTACCTCTTGTTGGACGTTGACCATTTCAAACGCTTCAATGACCAGCATGGGCATGACATGGGCGACCGTGTCTTGCAAATGGTGGGCAGGTGCATGTTGAACTTTTTCCGCAAATCCGATTTTCCCTGTCGTTATGGCGGTGAGGAGTTTTGTGTCATTCTGACCAACATACCCAATACAGCCAATGATCGGGGATTCTGTCAGGTGGCAGAACGGCTGCGCAAAACCATAGAGGAGATGGTCATCGATGGCTTGCAGGTCACGGTCAGTATCGGGGTGTCCATCATGACAAACCGTGAATTTCCGGACGTGCCATCCATGATCAAGGCCGCCGATAATGCATTGTATCGGGCAAAAAAATTGGGACGCAATCGGGTCGTCCTGGCCAACACTCTGGATACACAATCGGAGGAAGAAAACAAGACGGGATAG
- the map gene encoding type I methionyl aminopeptidase: MIQIKTPAEIAAMRATCRLAAATLNMIADHVRPDISTDELNDICHAYIVQHGATPSPLNYRGFPKSICTSINQQVCHGIPGERLLREGDIVNVDITTCLNGFHGDTSRTFPVGHVSTKAEKIIQVARACLEVGIGVVRPGAHLGDIGAAIESLAKSHRCSVVREYCGHGIGRAFHEEPAVLHYGTRGEGPILREGMIFTIEPMINLGRAAIKLLPDKWTVVTKDHSLSAQFEHTVLVTSEGVEILTLADEPV; encoded by the coding sequence ATGATTCAGATCAAGACACCCGCAGAGATTGCGGCCATGCGAGCCACCTGCCGTCTGGCGGCTGCGACCCTGAACATGATTGCCGATCATGTGCGTCCGGATATCTCCACCGATGAACTCAACGATATTTGCCATGCCTATATCGTGCAGCACGGAGCCACGCCATCGCCACTGAACTATCGCGGTTTTCCAAAATCAATCTGTACCTCGATCAATCAGCAGGTATGTCATGGCATTCCGGGTGAGCGTCTCCTGAGGGAGGGTGATATTGTCAATGTGGATATCACCACCTGTCTGAACGGGTTTCATGGCGACACCAGCCGGACATTTCCAGTGGGACACGTCAGTACCAAGGCAGAAAAAATCATCCAGGTGGCACGGGCGTGCCTGGAGGTTGGCATCGGGGTTGTACGTCCCGGAGCGCATTTGGGTGACATCGGAGCCGCCATAGAAAGCCTGGCCAAATCACATCGCTGTTCCGTTGTGCGGGAATATTGCGGTCATGGCATTGGCAGGGCGTTTCATGAAGAACCCGCCGTCCTCCATTATGGAACCCGGGGCGAGGGACCCATCCTGAGAGAAGGCATGATTTTCACCATCGAACCCATGATCAACCTGGGCCGGGCAGCCATCAAACTCCTGCCCGATAAATGGACCGTGGTCACCAAGGATCACTCCCTCTCAGCCCAGTTTGAGCATACCGTCCTGGTCACCTCGGAAGGTGTGGAAATCCTGACCTTGGCAGATGAACCTGTGTAA
- the ndk gene encoding nucleoside-diphosphate kinase → MAIERTFSIIKPDAVAKNVIGQIVARFEAAGLRIVASRMVHLSPAQAGAFYAVHKGRPFYDELVAYMCSGPIVAQILEGENAIKKNREVMGATDPKKAAPGTIRADFASDVSANAVHGSDAPETAAQEMAFFFNNLEICPR, encoded by the coding sequence ATGGCAATTGAGCGCACCTTTTCCATCATCAAACCGGATGCCGTGGCGAAAAACGTCATTGGCCAGATCGTGGCGCGTTTCGAGGCCGCCGGTCTGCGGATCGTGGCCTCCCGCATGGTGCATTTATCCCCTGCCCAGGCCGGTGCCTTCTATGCCGTTCACAAGGGGCGGCCATTCTATGATGAGCTGGTGGCCTACATGTGTTCCGGTCCCATCGTGGCCCAGATATTGGAAGGTGAAAACGCCATCAAGAAAAACCGCGAAGTCATGGGAGCCACCGATCCGAAAAAAGCGGCCCCCGGAACCATTCGCGCCGACTTTGCCAGTGATGTCTCGGCCAATGCCGTGCATGGCTCCGATGCCCCGGAAACCGCAGCCCAGGAAATGGCCTTCTTTTTCAACAATCTGGAGATTTGCCCCCGCTAG
- a CDS encoding response regulator, which yields MKIMIADDEPDNRSLLQHILAPLGTCDFVSNGQEAIEAYEMSLMDGKYYDLICLDIMMPKVDGHEALKKIRELEQTQRTDGREAVVFMVSAMDTETHVVKAFFHGYCTDYLTKPVTRDKMLDKLRQYNLIEA from the coding sequence ATGAAAATCATGATCGCCGATGATGAACCGGATAATCGGTCTCTTCTGCAACACATTCTTGCACCTCTTGGAACGTGCGATTTTGTATCCAATGGGCAGGAGGCCATTGAGGCCTACGAAATGTCCTTGATGGATGGCAAATATTACGATCTGATTTGCCTGGACATCATGATGCCAAAGGTCGATGGGCACGAAGCGTTGAAAAAGATTCGCGAATTGGAACAGACGCAACGCACGGATGGCCGGGAAGCCGTCGTGTTCATGGTGTCGGCCATGGATACCGAAACCCATGTGGTCAAGGCCTTTTTCCACGGCTACTGCACCGACTATCTGACCAAACCCGTCACCCGCGACAAAATGTTGGATAAACTGCGTCAGTACAATCTTATTGAGGCGTAG
- a CDS encoding ParA family protein: MIGHGSLFSWVDISRWLWESYQAEDVQNVDDPPPPPPDGLIYAQAYWDGLQLGVAKGTNENDVFQWLEKCFSDRWDHNSRRIILTTGTPDGDQLSVVLEELSHEEEQEWKRGLIRAQFSPPGIVRFHKTFTPFPPDLPPELPPLVLFHSFKGGVGRTMCALGLAQAYASRKKKVLLIDADFEAPGISFLYSKRLGDPLYSLSDLINMVHADPDVKGEGVLTTAHHYVQSQELDGIFVLPGFRNMKRMVSLEIRPEHLVSSVSHPPFFFTETLARLGKMLGVDVVIVDLRAGLSELSAFLLLDPRVHRLLVVNASGQAIQGTRLLLQQMGRMARTNQWPESKLPGLILNQLPLDIFAQVRTLDQEKGMLASILDKFDQMLAESFMSPPPATENEQPLILSELDEGFVRALIPYNPLLAILPDDWDGAMASIKQANIPDTLWKDLELWLPKSAGRAQKKGKTPLGPPNIEESRKKLGDYAGSLITAEGRSNINDQNVNFLAIQPLEKLAIDHAAKLPVTVVIGAKGAGKTYTYLNLAKCGTWGNFFHNIKKKSKPGLDAMFLPLLWNKNSDNMTELQNIRIKCRTQIGLTDPGVISFELAPEISRFLSSSPDIWQWRTFWIDAMAWVMGINPGQKGEGEKLLKFLHEKKQFLIAIVDGLEEAFVDFSSDPRQQTALRSLLQEVPNWLRQQHDTLLGLIVFVRQDIVVHAIPQNRTQFIDKYRNYALQWRWAEAMELAAWVTEHSGAIPGIWKNGFAQLLEGDQARHLTALWGMKLGNENSREPRSNEWVLSSLADLRGRIQARDIVRFLQQAANKSIGNTKTTDRLLSPSAMRDALSSCGEAKVQEIGEENIVLNKIFQKIRESRQHENRFSTPCRFEALARIGLEKNDIEMMEENGVVFFDNREGIYHFPEIFRHGLGIDRNTKAKPKIISLMRQARNLSRF, translated from the coding sequence ATGATTGGACACGGCTCGTTGTTCAGTTGGGTTGATATTTCACGTTGGCTTTGGGAATCCTACCAGGCTGAGGATGTGCAAAATGTGGATGATCCTCCTCCGCCACCTCCTGACGGATTGATCTACGCCCAGGCTTATTGGGATGGTCTGCAACTGGGTGTTGCCAAAGGCACAAACGAGAATGACGTTTTTCAGTGGTTGGAAAAATGTTTCTCTGATCGATGGGATCACAATTCGCGTCGCATAATCTTGACGACAGGAACCCCTGACGGAGATCAATTGTCAGTTGTTTTAGAAGAACTTTCGCACGAAGAAGAACAGGAATGGAAGAGAGGATTGATTCGGGCTCAATTTTCACCGCCGGGAATTGTTCGTTTTCATAAAACGTTCACGCCTTTCCCACCGGACTTACCACCCGAGCTTCCGCCGTTGGTGTTGTTTCACTCCTTCAAGGGTGGTGTGGGACGTACCATGTGTGCCCTGGGATTGGCGCAGGCCTACGCATCCAGGAAAAAAAAGGTATTGTTGATCGATGCCGATTTCGAGGCACCCGGTATCAGTTTTCTCTATTCAAAACGACTGGGGGATCCCCTGTATTCCCTGTCGGATCTGATCAACATGGTGCATGCCGATCCTGATGTGAAGGGAGAGGGTGTCCTGACCACGGCGCATCACTATGTCCAGTCCCAGGAATTGGATGGAATATTTGTCCTGCCCGGTTTTCGCAATATGAAGCGCATGGTTTCACTGGAAATACGTCCAGAGCATCTGGTATCCAGTGTCTCCCATCCACCGTTTTTCTTCACGGAAACATTGGCCAGGCTTGGCAAGATGCTTGGGGTCGATGTCGTTATTGTGGATTTGCGGGCCGGGCTTTCCGAACTGTCGGCATTTCTTTTATTGGATCCGCGTGTGCATCGTTTGCTGGTTGTCAATGCCTCCGGGCAGGCAATCCAGGGTACCAGGCTTTTGTTGCAACAAATGGGACGCATGGCCCGGACCAATCAATGGCCAGAGAGTAAATTACCCGGTTTGATATTGAATCAACTTCCCCTTGATATTTTTGCCCAGGTACGAACCTTGGATCAAGAGAAAGGAATGCTGGCATCCATTCTGGATAAGTTTGACCAAATGTTGGCGGAATCTTTTATGTCTCCACCTCCGGCAACCGAAAATGAACAGCCACTGATTCTATCCGAGCTTGATGAGGGGTTTGTCCGGGCCTTGATTCCCTATAATCCCTTGTTGGCCATCCTTCCCGATGATTGGGATGGTGCCATGGCATCCATCAAACAGGCCAATATTCCGGATACTTTATGGAAAGATCTTGAATTGTGGTTGCCAAAATCGGCAGGGCGTGCCCAAAAAAAGGGTAAAACACCTCTTGGTCCCCCCAACATTGAAGAAAGCCGTAAAAAATTGGGAGATTATGCAGGAAGCTTGATTACCGCCGAAGGAAGATCCAACATAAATGATCAGAATGTCAATTTTCTTGCCATCCAACCCCTTGAAAAACTGGCCATCGATCATGCAGCCAAATTGCCTGTCACCGTGGTCATCGGGGCCAAGGGGGCTGGAAAGACCTATACCTACCTGAATCTGGCCAAGTGTGGAACCTGGGGCAATTTTTTCCACAATATCAAGAAAAAATCAAAACCCGGTTTGGATGCCATGTTTTTGCCGCTTCTCTGGAACAAAAACTCTGACAACATGACGGAATTGCAGAACATAAGAATAAAATGCCGCACGCAGATCGGCCTGACCGATCCTGGTGTAATTTCTTTTGAATTGGCACCTGAAATCAGTCGTTTCCTGTCATCCTCGCCGGACATCTGGCAGTGGCGAACGTTCTGGATCGATGCCATGGCCTGGGTAATGGGCATCAATCCTGGCCAGAAAGGGGAGGGTGAGAAACTCCTGAAATTTCTCCACGAAAAAAAACAGTTTCTGATTGCCATCGTGGATGGTCTCGAAGAGGCATTTGTCGATTTCAGTTCCGATCCCCGCCAACAGACCGCCTTGCGCTCCCTGCTCCAGGAGGTACCCAACTGGTTGCGACAACAACATGACACGCTACTGGGATTGATCGTGTTTGTCCGTCAGGACATCGTGGTGCATGCCATTCCGCAAAATCGTACCCAATTCATCGATAAATACCGCAACTATGCCCTACAATGGCGCTGGGCGGAAGCCATGGAACTGGCTGCCTGGGTCACGGAACACTCTGGCGCAATCCCTGGGATCTGGAAAAATGGTTTTGCCCAATTATTGGAAGGTGATCAGGCGCGTCACTTGACTGCCTTGTGGGGAATGAAACTGGGCAATGAAAATTCAAGGGAACCCAGGTCGAACGAATGGGTTCTTTCTTCCCTCGCTGATTTGCGTGGACGTATCCAGGCTCGTGATATTGTTCGCTTTCTCCAACAGGCCGCCAACAAATCGATCGGCAATACCAAAACCACGGATCGACTCCTGTCACCATCGGCCATGCGTGATGCCCTGTCATCTTGCGGAGAGGCAAAAGTTCAGGAAATTGGGGAGGAAAATATTGTTCTGAACAAAATATTTCAAAAAATCCGAGAAAGTCGTCAACACGAAAACAGATTTTCGACTCCTTGCAGGTTCGAGGCTTTGGCCAGGATTGGATTGGAAAAAAATGATATTGAAATGATGGAAGAAAATGGCGTCGTTTTCTTTGACAATCGTGAAGGAATATACCACTTCCCGGAAATATTTCGTCATGGTCTGGGCATCGATCGCAATACGAAAGCTAAACCGAAGATTATCTCCCTGATGCGGCAGGCGCGCAATCTGTCGCGATTCTGA
- a CDS encoding DUF4351 domain-containing protein has protein sequence MTVYDTLYLETARLKRGQLRSVMISSKTPRQEFLQRYVFKPVGPDGVYETEPLWGGVLRLILLNELADEAHNAALKCFASRQKERKKAFETIKRTGLFRLSEEFSRITVGLWRLQMKGSLNSPEMERITIKQVAQLGKEWLECMADATPTEELFSLLKLDHRLVQERQESRATMLTHLLQRRFGTIPDWAREKVVKADVSTLEVWSLRIFDAQSLDDIFSDKV, from the coding sequence TTGACGGTGTACGACACCCTGTACCTGGAAACTGCGCGATTGAAAAGAGGTCAATTGCGCAGTGTCATGATCAGTTCCAAAACGCCCAGGCAGGAATTTCTCCAAAGATATGTATTCAAGCCGGTTGGTCCAGACGGCGTTTATGAAACCGAGCCACTTTGGGGCGGTGTTCTTCGGTTGATCCTTTTGAACGAATTGGCAGATGAAGCTCATAATGCCGCGTTAAAATGTTTCGCAAGTCGCCAGAAAGAGCGTAAAAAAGCGTTTGAAACAATCAAACGTACCGGGTTGTTCAGACTTTCTGAGGAATTCAGTCGGATTACTGTCGGTTTATGGAGATTGCAGATGAAAGGTTCATTGAACAGTCCAGAGATGGAAAGAATCACGATAAAGCAGGTTGCGCAACTTGGCAAAGAGTGGCTTGAATGTATGGCAGATGCCACACCTACCGAAGAACTTTTTTCCCTGCTGAAGTTGGATCATCGATTGGTGCAAGAACGTCAGGAAAGCAGAGCCACAATGCTGACACATCTCCTGCAACGTCGCTTTGGCACGATACCTGACTGGGCCAGAGAAAAAGTTGTCAAGGCTGATGTCTCAACCTTGGAGGTGTGGAGTCTTAGAATCTTTGATGCCCAATCCCTGGACGATATTTTTTCGGACAAGGTGTGA
- a CDS encoding ABC transporter permease gives MRIWNPAPLTRHRWRLFKKHRRGFVSLWIFGILFGLSLVAEVLSNDKPLLVRYQGSWLVPLVVTYPETRFGGFLDSEADYRDPFILEQLKSYPNRVIFPPNPHSHQSINTQLTRPSPSPPSRDNYLGTDDRGRDVLARLLYGFRLSVLFALGLTCIGVVLGTVAGAIQGYFGGRVDLFFQRFIEIWGSMPELYLLIIFASIFTPSLALLLVLLSLFGWIGLADYVRAEFLRSRNMVYVKAARAMGASDPAIMWRHLLPNALTPVITFLPFRISEAFMALTSLDFLGLGVPPSTPSLGELLRQGKENIDAWWLSLSTFMVLVVVLLLLNFIGEALRDAMDPRRE, from the coding sequence ATGCGTATCTGGAACCCTGCACCATTGACCCGCCACCGCTGGCGACTTTTCAAAAAACATCGCCGGGGATTCGTTTCCCTCTGGATTTTCGGCATTTTGTTTGGTCTGTCGCTGGTGGCCGAGGTTCTTTCCAACGACAAGCCGCTGCTTGTGCGTTATCAGGGAAGTTGGCTGGTTCCCCTGGTCGTGACCTATCCCGAAACCCGTTTTGGCGGATTTTTGGATTCCGAGGCGGATTATCGGGATCCTTTCATCCTGGAGCAACTGAAATCCTATCCCAATCGGGTGATTTTTCCGCCGAATCCTCACAGCCATCAATCCATCAATACGCAATTGACCCGGCCTTCCCCGTCTCCTCCCTCCCGGGACAATTATCTGGGTACCGATGATCGGGGTCGTGATGTCCTGGCCCGACTCCTGTATGGATTCCGGCTGTCGGTGTTGTTTGCCCTCGGATTGACGTGCATCGGGGTGGTGTTGGGCACGGTGGCCGGGGCGATCCAGGGTTATTTTGGTGGACGGGTGGATCTGTTTTTTCAGAGGTTCATCGAAATCTGGGGCAGCATGCCCGAATTGTATCTATTGATTATTTTTGCCAGTATATTCACGCCGAGTCTGGCCTTGTTGCTGGTATTGCTCTCCCTGTTCGGGTGGATTGGCTTGGCGGACTATGTCCGGGCCGAATTTTTGCGGTCACGCAACATGGTTTATGTCAAGGCGGCGCGGGCCATGGGGGCATCGGACCCGGCCATCATGTGGCGACACTTGTTGCCCAATGCCTTGACGCCGGTCATCACCTTTCTGCCCTTTCGCATCTCCGAGGCGTTCATGGCCTTGACCAGTCTGGATTTTCTGGGACTGGGCGTTCCTCCCTCCACGCCGAGTCTGGGAGAGCTTCTGCGGCAGGGCAAGGAAAACATCGATGCCTGGTGGCTTTCTCTCTCCACCTTCATGGTTCTGGTCGTGGTTTTGTTGCTGCTCAATTTTATTGGTGAGGCCCTGCGGGATGCCATGGACCCGCGCCGGGAATAG
- a CDS encoding ABC transporter ATP-binding protein → MHRPLLEVQDLAVHFVTGPETVAALDGVSFHVDPGETLALVGESGSGKTMAALAILGLLPAGARRTAKTLSFAGDSLLKLDEDAQRRLRGNAVAMVFQEPMTALNPVYPIGRQLAEPLIQHQGLTENNVRQRAVALLERTGIPDPPRILNAYPHQLSGGQRQRVMIAMALACRPALLIADEPTTALDVTIQAQILDLLRDLQQEMGMALLLITHDLPMVQRMADRVCVMRAGKVLESAATHTLFQHPKHPYTQTLLESLPATQSPSRPPASTVLYEARGVYCHFPVRQGVLRRVVAQVKAVDAVDVTLRRGETLGVVGESGSGKTTLGETLLRLNEGGGELRFAGQDLGRMRRQELRPLRRRIQVVFQDPVSSLSPRLTIAQSLEEGLKIHRIEADPGRRRRRIVTMLDEVGLPETILDRYPHQFSGGQRQRLAIARAMVLKPDLLVLDEPTSALDLSVQAQILKLLLRLQVDYNLAYLFISHDLRVIRAMSHDVAVMWRGRIVEYAPTQKIFAHPEHAYTRELLAAALHMSD, encoded by the coding sequence ATGCACCGGCCTTTGTTGGAAGTTCAGGATCTGGCAGTCCATTTTGTAACCGGTCCCGAGACCGTGGCGGCTCTGGATGGCGTTTCGTTTCATGTTGATCCCGGCGAAACCCTGGCCCTGGTGGGGGAATCGGGGAGTGGCAAGACCATGGCGGCCCTGGCCATTCTGGGCTTGCTGCCGGCGGGGGCACGACGCACGGCCAAAACCCTGTCGTTTGCTGGTGACTCCCTGTTGAAGCTGGACGAAGATGCCCAACGCCGGCTGCGCGGCAATGCCGTGGCCATGGTTTTTCAGGAGCCAATGACTGCCCTCAACCCGGTATATCCAATCGGTCGCCAACTGGCCGAACCATTGATCCAGCATCAGGGCTTGACAGAAAACAATGTGCGTCAACGGGCCGTTGCATTGCTGGAACGTACAGGTATTCCCGATCCGCCACGGATCCTGAATGCCTATCCCCACCAACTTTCCGGGGGCCAACGACAACGGGTGATGATTGCCATGGCCCTGGCTTGCCGACCGGCTCTGTTGATTGCCGATGAGCCGACCACGGCGTTGGATGTGACCATCCAGGCGCAAATTCTCGATCTTTTGCGTGATTTGCAGCAGGAGATGGGCATGGCCCTGTTGTTGATCACCCATGATCTGCCCATGGTGCAGCGCATGGCGGATCGGGTGTGTGTCATGCGGGCCGGCAAAGTGCTGGAAAGCGCTGCCACCCACACCTTGTTCCAGCATCCCAAGCACCCGTATACCCAAACACTTTTGGAAAGTCTTCCCGCGACACAATCTCCTTCGCGTCCCCCGGCATCGACCGTGCTTTACGAAGCCCGGGGGGTATATTGTCACTTTCCGGTTCGCCAGGGGGTGTTGCGGCGCGTGGTGGCGCAGGTCAAGGCCGTGGATGCCGTGGATGTCACCTTGCGGCGGGGAGAAACCCTGGGTGTGGTCGGGGAGTCGGGGAGCGGTAAAACCACTTTGGGCGAGACTTTGCTGCGCCTGAACGAGGGGGGAGGGGAACTCCGTTTTGCCGGTCAGGATCTCGGACGCATGCGGCGACAGGAATTGCGTCCACTGCGTCGTCGCATCCAGGTGGTGTTTCAGGATCCGGTCTCATCGCTCTCCCCACGTCTGACCATCGCCCAAAGTCTTGAAGAAGGCCTGAAAATTCATCGCATCGAAGCCGATCCCGGTCGCCGCCGCCGCCGCATCGTCACCATGCTGGATGAGGTTGGTCTGCCGGAAACCATTCTGGATCGGTATCCCCATCAATTTTCTGGCGGGCAGCGCCAGCGTCTGGCCATTGCCCGAGCCATGGTTCTCAAACCGGATCTGCTGGTTCTGGACGAACCCACCAGTGCCCTTGATCTTTCGGTCCAGGCCCAGATATTAAAATTATTATTGCGTCTTCAGGTCGATTACAATCTGGCATATTTATTTATTTCCCATGATTTACGAGTCATTCGCGCCATGTCCCACGATGTGGCCGTGATGTGGCGCGGTCGCATCGTCGAATACGCGCCAACCCAAAAAATTTTCGCCCATCCGGAACACGCCTATACCCGGGAACTGCTGGCTGCCGCGCTGCATATGAGTGATTGA